In Solanum stenotomum isolate F172 chromosome 6, ASM1918654v1, whole genome shotgun sequence, one DNA window encodes the following:
- the LOC125868327 gene encoding transcription elongation factor TFIIS-like, which translates to MERELVELFEKVKQAADAAAVDGAGDSSPEESRCLDVLKQLKKFPVNYQVLVSSQVGKRLRQLTKHPREKIQALASDVVQNWKNIIVRETLKNKNSNGVNGESVKDESAGATATANGATKSQRAESVKVEKVSRVDDVKVERMTSKIEEVVKTESPFAEKNVGRVIVLKTEKSSSNVASAALPKLGALIYCKDSVRDKVRELLAEALCKVSGEVDEELRDEVNACDPYRVAVQVETAMFEKWGRSSGAQKFKYRSIMFNIKDQNNQDFRRKVLLGKFPPRTITNLTPEEMASEERQKQNEKIKEKALYNSELGAPVQASTDKFKCGRCKKSQCTYYQMQTRSADEPMTTYVTCVNCQNRWKFC; encoded by the exons ATGGAGAGGGAGCTGGTTGAGCTGTTCGAGAAGGTTAAGCAAGCTGCTGATGCAGCTGCGGTGGACGGCGCCGGAGATTCGTCGCCGGAGGAGAGTAGATGTCTTGATGTTTTGAAACAGCTTAAGAAGTTTCCTGTCAATTATCAAGTCCTCGTATCTTCACAG GTGGGGAAGCGTCTTCGACAATTGACAAAACATCCAAGGGAGAAGATCCAGGCTTTGGCATCTGATGTGGTTCAGAACTGGAAGAATATAATTGTAAGAGAAACACTGAAAAATAAGAACAGCAATGGAGTGAATGGGGAATCTGTAAAAGATGAATCTGCTGGTGCTACTGCTACTGCTAATGGAGCCACTAAATCTCAGAGAGCAGAGTCGGTGAAGGTTGAAAAGGTGTCTAGGGTTGATGATGTTAAAGTCGAAAGGATGACTTCAAAAATTGAGGAAGTAGTAAAGACAGAAAGTCCCTTTGCTGAGAAAAATGTTGGACGCGTTATTGTTCTGAAAACTGAAAAGAGTAGCTCTAATGTGGCAAGTGCTGCTCTGCCAAAGTTGGGTGCTCTAATTTATTGCAAGGATTCTGTGAGGGATAAAGTTCGGGAACTCCTTGCAGAGGCTTTATGCAAAGTCTCAGGTGAAGTTGACGAGGAACTGAGGGATGAGGTAAATGCATGTGATCCGTATAGAGTTGCTGTTCAGGTAGAGACTGCAATGTTTGAGAAGTGGGGTAGATCTAGTGGTGCCCAGAAGTTCAAGTATAGGTCTATAATGTTCAATATTAAGGATCAAAACAATCAAGATTTCCGGAGAAAAGTTCTTCTGGGGAAGTTCCCTCCTCGTACTATTACTAATCTGACACCAGAAGAAATGGCAAGCGAAGAAAGGCAAAAGCAGAAtgagaaaatcaaagaaaaagcGTTATACAATAGTGAACTTGGAGCTCCTGTACAGGCTAGTACTGATAAGTTCAAGTGTGGTAGGTGTAAGAAGAGTCAATGCACCTACTATCAGATGCAAACGCGAAGTGCAGATGAACCTATGACCACATACGTGACATGTGTGAACTGCCAAAATCGCTGGAAGTTCTGTTAA
- the LOC125869376 gene encoding uncharacterized protein LOC125869376 isoform X1, with the protein MKGGGRKNLKRAIEEDNFTLEQGQSIMQVVDLRGSNLIQVMDAKGENSLAIFPAKFQKSMWIKRGNFVVVDESGREEAVESGRKVGCVVTKVLYFEQVRLLQKSAEWPEIFKSIAIESSKQDLVSQIKEDEDSSEDDGLPPLEANTNRVNPFQMETESDSDTDS; encoded by the exons ATGAAAGGAGGAGGAAGGAAGAATTTGAAAAGGGCTATTGAGGAAGACAATTTTACCCTTGAACAAGGTCAAAGCATTATGCAAGTTGTCGACCTTCGAGGTTCCAATCTTATTCAA GTAATGGATGCTAAAGGTGAAAATTCATTAGCAATATTTCCAGCTAAATTCCAGAAGAGCATGTGGATAAAACGAG gcAACTTTGTTGTGGTTGATGAGAGCGGGCGAGAGGAAGCTGTTGAATCAGGTAGAAAAGTGGGATGTGTTGTTACGAAGGTACTCTATTTTGAACAAGTTCGTTTGCTTCAGAAGTCTGCAGAATG GCCAGAGATTTTCAAATCCATAGCAATAGAGAGCTCAAAGCAAGATCTAGTGTCACAAATCAAAGAGGATGAAGACTCAAGTGAGGATGATGGACTTCCTCCATTAGAAGCTAATACAAACAGAGTAAATCCTTTTCAGATGGAGACGGAATCTGATTCAGATACTGATTCTTGA
- the LOC125869373 gene encoding translocase of chloroplast 34-like yields MASQVIREWVGFQQFPSATQSKLIELIRKLKQESVSTLTILVMGKGGVGKSSTVNSILGERAVAVSAFQSETPRPVMVSRSWAEFTLNIIDTPGLVEGGYVNDQALDLIKRFLLNKTIDVLLYVDRLDTYRVDNLDKQIVKAITDSFGKKIWHRGLVVLTHAQVSPPDGLSYDEFTSRRSEALSKIVRLGARIRKQEVKASSVPIVCVENSGRCNKNELDEKILPNGTAWIPNLLQTITEVVVSESKGILVDKKLIEGPNPNNKGKLLIPLIAAFQYFFVVKRIQKWIKNDIARETRPSWA; encoded by the exons ATGGCATCTCAGGTGATAAGAGAATGGGTTGGATTTCAGCAGTTTCCTTCAGCCACTCAATCGAAGTTAATTGAATTGATACGGAAATTGAAGCAGGAG AGTGTAAGTACATTGACAATCCTAGTAATGGGGAAAGGTGGTGTCGGAAAATCTTCAACTGTTAACTCAATTTTAGGGGAAAGAGCAGTTGCTGTCAGTGCGTTTCAG TCAGAAACTCCAAGACCAGTGATGGTGTCACGTTCATGGGCAGAATTTACATTGAACATTATCGACACCCCCGGGCTGGTTGAAGGAGGATATGTCAATGACCAGGCTCTTGATCTCATAAAGAG GTTCCTCCTGAACAAGACAATTGATGTTTTGCTCTATGTGGATCGTCTTGATACATATAGAGTGGACAATTTGGATAAGCAGATTGTGAAGGCCATAACAGATAGTTTTGGCAAGAAAATATGGCATAGAGGACTTGTGGTCCTCACACATGCTCAGGTCTCCCCTCCTGATGGATTGAGTTATGACGAGTTCACTTCAAGAAGATCAGAGGCGCTTTCGAAAATTGTCCGCCTGGGAGCTCGAATTAGGAAACAAGAGGTTAAG GCTTCTTCAGTTCCTATTGTTTGCGTTGAGAACAGTGGGAGATGTAACAAGAATGAACTCGACGAAAAG ATTCTACCGAATGGAACTGCTTGGATACCCAATTTACTCCAAACTATTACTGAAGTTGTCGTAAGTGAAAGCAAGGGTATCTTGGTTGATAAAAAATTGATCGAAGGACCAAATCCTAACAACAAGGGCAAACTGCTGATTCCTCTTATCGCAGCATTCCAG TATTTCTTTGTTGTGAAAAGGATCCAGAAGTGGATCAAGAACGATATTGCAAGAGAGACCAGACCTTCATGGGCATAA
- the LOC125869376 gene encoding uncharacterized protein LOC125869376 isoform X2 codes for MDAKGENSLAIFPAKFQKSMWIKRGNFVVVDESGREEAVESGRKVGCVVTKVLYFEQVRLLQKSAEWPEIFKSIAIESSKQDLVSQIKEDEDSSEDDGLPPLEANTNRVNPFQMETESDSDTDS; via the exons ATGGATGCTAAAGGTGAAAATTCATTAGCAATATTTCCAGCTAAATTCCAGAAGAGCATGTGGATAAAACGAG gcAACTTTGTTGTGGTTGATGAGAGCGGGCGAGAGGAAGCTGTTGAATCAGGTAGAAAAGTGGGATGTGTTGTTACGAAGGTACTCTATTTTGAACAAGTTCGTTTGCTTCAGAAGTCTGCAGAATG GCCAGAGATTTTCAAATCCATAGCAATAGAGAGCTCAAAGCAAGATCTAGTGTCACAAATCAAAGAGGATGAAGACTCAAGTGAGGATGATGGACTTCCTCCATTAGAAGCTAATACAAACAGAGTAAATCCTTTTCAGATGGAGACGGAATCTGATTCAGATACTGATTCTTGA
- the LOC125869374 gene encoding uncharacterized protein LOC125869374 — translation MAVAAAVHGGYLPSKFRRFTQPTVSQIRPTPPPLFISTNPNDINPIHLRDLYSVCNHSCHRFPKLNSEGRVEPVDIDKLRKALLHSYVVASVFTRPDLAPENVSGSGLTGIGGDWIGKVVPVTPGNGELVGFGRAVSDSGLTAAIYDVMVIPSLRRRGIGRKIVQRILRVLVNRDIYDIAALCSDQQKPFFGACGFGDDVLVSTTMMYTRSASTHSEDEQMVKCAGRKLLLVPSLRGNLKI, via the exons atGGCAGTTGCCGCCGCCGTGCACGGCGGTTATCTTCCCTCCAAATTCCGCCGCTTCACTCAGCCAACAGTCTCTCAAATCAGGCCAACGCCGCCGCCACTATTCATCTCAACAAACCCTAACGACATAAATCCAATTCACCTTAGAGACCTCTATTCTGTATGCAACCATTCTTGCCACCGTTTTCCGAAGCTGAACTCAGAAGGTAGAGTTGAGCCGGTAGATATCGACAAGCTCCGAAAAGCTTTACTTCATAGCTACGTTGTTGCTTCAGTGTTTACGAGACCCGATTTGGCTCCGGAGAATGTATCTGGGTCGGGTTTAACGGGTATTGGTGGAGATTGGATCGGGAAAGTGGTGCCTGTGACGCCGGGAAATGGAGAATTGGTTGGATTTGGACGTGCTGTTTCTGATTCCGGGTTGACTGCTGCAATTTATGATGTTATG GTCATCCCTTCACTACGAAGAAGAGGCATTGGCAGGAAGATAGTTCAAAGGATACTAAG GGTTCTTGTGAACAGAGACATATATGACATAGCAGCCCTCTGTTCTGATCAACAGAA GCCGTTTTTCGGAGCATgcggatttggagatgatgtaCTGGTATCCACTACAATGATGTATACTAGGTCTGCTTCTACCCACTCAGAGGATGAGCAGATGGTAAAATGTGCTGGTAGAAAGCTTTTATTAGTTCCATCACTAAGAGGAAACCTTAAAATATAA